The nucleotide sequence CCTTAATAGCAATGTAAAGTTTCCAAACATGGAATACTATGATATGGATAAGGCAAGTGATATGGCTTTGTATTTAGCTCATTGTGATTTTTATCCTTTTAAAAGTGTTATAGAAAATAATAAAATAGCTCTTGATGTAATAGCTGAAAGTTATAGAAAAATAGCAAAAGAAGCTAGAGGTGATAAAGATTTTGTAACCGAAGAATGGGCAATGACAAGTGGAGGGTTGCATTCTTGCAGGGTGGATTTATTGACACAATATTCATTGCTTTTAACAATGGTAGCGTTGTTGGAGGAAGCGGTAAATACTCTTTGTCGATTATATCATGGCATAAAACATTTAGATAAAGAGTTGAAAGATATTAAGGGAAGCGGATTAGAGAGGGCAGCTAAATACTTAAAAGAAGAAGTCGGCATAATTGGATTTACTGCTGATAAGCAATGGGAATATATTACTGCTATTCGTGACGCTCGGAATATGATTGTACACAATGGAGGTAGAATACACAAGGATTTTGAAAAATATGATAAGTTTGGTATTGGCTACAGAGAAGAAGACCATCAACTTTATCTGGAATATGGCGATATAATTAAGATGTACGATGCAATTCTTGATTTTATGGATAGAGCTTTTAGGATTGTCCCACAGAGTTGATTAAAATGATAAAAAGTGAAGTGTGCTATTTGAAAAAATTTCGACCCAGAGAAGCAGCGGTAATGTTCCATTATCACAAAGTAATGAATCATCTGATTTTACAGGCTTTTTAGTATATTCTTTAAAGACTTCGGATAAGGTGGTACGGTATGGTGAAAATAATCAAGTTGAGTTTTCGGAACATCCGACAGTGGTTCAACGAGGTAATGAACGTACAATTAACCTTTTGGTATCTACTCCCGATGTTGCATAGTTGGACAAGTAAGGTTGGTGAAATTTATGAGAGAAAAGAAAGTCCATTTGTATGTGGATAGCCAAGAACGGAGCATTTTATTACATAGCCTTGTGGAGCTGAAAAATCAGCTCATTCAGCAAGGCAGATATACAGACTGCGTTGACGAGCTGATATTCAAAGTCGTAAACGCACCAGTCAAGAGAATGAAAATTGAATATGTCTAAGGCACATCACAGAGCCGCTTATTCTTATTGATTTTTAAGAGTAAGTGGCTTTTTTGCGTTCTCTGGTACTCTTACATAGCCACCTTGACAAAGTGGCTAAATCTATGCGAAAGGAGGACGCACCCTATGTCAAATTGCAAAGTAATCGCTTTAACCAATCAGAAAGGCGGCGTTGGAAAGACCACCACGGCGGTCAATCTGGGCGTGGCTCTGGCACAGCAGGGCAAAAAGGTACTGCTTATTGATGCCGATGCACAGGCAAATTTAACCATGTCGCTCGGTTACAGCCGACCAGACGACTTGCCCGATACGCTCTCCACCATCATGCAGGACATCATTGACGATAAACCTGTCGATGTTTCCAGAAGCATCCTGCACCATGACGAGGGCGTTGACCTGCTCCCGTCCAACATTGAGCTGTCGGGGCTGGAAGTAAGGCTGATTAACGCCATAAGCCGTGAAAGCGTGCTGAAAACCTGCATCAACGAGGTAAAAAAGAATTATGATACTGTCCTTGTTGACTGTATGCCGAGCTTGGGTATGCTGACAATCAACGCTCTTGCGGCTGCTGACAGCGTGGTTATCCCGACACAGCCCCATTATCTTTCCGCCAAAGGCTTAGAGCTGTTGCTTCGCTCCGTGTCTAAAGTGAAACGGCAAATCAACCCACACCTGCGGATTGACGGCATCCTTATGACGATGGTAATGCCACGCACGAACATCTCTAAGGAAATCACGGCAACGGTAAAAAGTGCCTACGGGCAGAGAATCAAGGTATTCGACGCACAGATACCCCACTCCATCCGTGCCGTGGAAGCCACCGCAGAGGGAAAGAGCATTTTTGCCTACGACAAAGGCGGCAAAGTAGCCGCCGCTTACGAGCAGTTCGGAAAGGAGGTGGCAGAGCTTGGCGAGAAACAGAGGAAGCAAAATCGAGCTGACCGCATACGATGACCTCTTTGAAACGGACGAGAGCCGTGCGGAAGTGAATCTAAGCAAGATTAGGGAAATCCCGATTGCGGAGATTGACGAGTTTCCAGACCACCCGTTCAAGGTCTTAATGGACGAGGACATGGAGCAGCTTGTGGACAGCGTAAGGCGGAGCGGCGTGATGACCCCTGCCACAGTCCGCCAGATGTAGGACGGATTTTGCGGACATTCAAAATAAAAAAGAATGTGGAGGTAACAGACAATGGCAAAATCATTATTTGAGGAACTGGGCGGCAAATACGAAAGGCAAGGGGATTATTTGATACCGTGCTTAACTGTACCCGCCGAAGAAGAACAGGCAATAGGCATCTGGGGGCAACGGCATTTAGATTATCTAAAACAGTACCGTAAAGTTACATACACCAATCTTCTTACAAGCGGCAGGCTAAACGCCTACCTTGCCGACATCAACAGACAGGCACAGGAACGCTTTGAAAGGCTCATAGAGGGTATGAAACAGGCACAGGGCATAACGGAACAGCTAAAGGCAGAAAACGCCTTAGAATGGACAGGATGCCTCAATAACATAAGGGCTTGTGCGAGGGAGATTGTGGAAAAGGAAATTATTTTTGCATAAACAGATGATTAGTGGCAGGGGGAAATCCTGCCGCTTTTTCTGCTTTAGTTTGTCAGCTTGACAAATAAAGGGTTAAGGAATATAATTAGATTCAGTATTATACAAGGAGTTAATAAATATGCGGCAAGGTATTCTTAAATAAACTGTCAATTTGATAGTGGGAACAAAAAGTAGCAGTCCCGTTTCACTTTTAATATGGGGCTTAGTTTTTTGTACCCAGTTTAAGAATACTTTTATCATGTAATTTTATATGCCCGAAAACATATAAGTGTTTTGGGGCTATTGGAGTTATTTACCCAGTGATAGGAGTATTTATCACTGGGTATTTTTATGCCCTTTTTTGGGTGTTGATAGGAGGAAAATCACATGAAAATAATTAACTTAGGCATTCTGGCTCACGTTGACGCAGGAAAGACAACATTAACGGAAAGTTTATTGTATACCAGTGGTGCAATTGCAGAACTAGGGAGCGTAGATGAAGGCACAACAAGGACAGATACAATGAATTTGGAGCGTCAAAGGGGAATCACTATCCAGACAGCAGTGACATCTTTTCAGTGGGAGGATGTAAAAGTCAACATTATAGATACGCCAGGCCATATGGATTTTTTGGCGGAAGTATACCGTTCTTTATCCGTATTAGACGGAGCAGTATTATTAGTTTCTGCAAAGGATGGCATACAGGCACAGACCCGTATACTGTTTCATGCACTACAGATAATGAAGATTCCGACAATTTTTTTCATCAATAAAATTGACCAAGAGGGGATTGATTTGCCAATGGTATATCGGGAAATGAAAGCAAAGCTTTCTTCGGAAATTATAGTGAAGCAAAAGGTTGGGCAGCATCCCCATATAAATGTAACGGACAATGACGATATGGAACAGTGGGATGCGGTAATTATGGGAAACGATGAACTATTAGAGAAATATATGTCAGGGAAACCGTTTAAAATGTCAGAACTGGAACAGGAAGAAAACAGGAGATTCCAAAACGGAACGTTATTTCCCGTTTATCACGGAAGCGCTAAAAACAATCTGGGGATTCGGCAGCTTATAGAAGTAATTGCCAGTAAATTTTATTCATCAACGCCTGAAGGTCAATCTGAACTATGCGGGCAGGTTTTTAAGATTGAATATTCAGAGAAAAGGCG is from Lachnospiraceae bacterium JLR.KK002 and encodes:
- a CDS encoding AAA family ATPase; this translates as MSNCKVIALTNQKGGVGKTTTAVNLGVALAQQGKKVLLIDADAQANLTMSLGYSRPDDLPDTLSTIMQDIIDDKPVDVSRSILHHDEGVDLLPSNIELSGLEVRLINAISRESVLKTCINEVKKNYDTVLVDCMPSLGMLTINALAAADSVVIPTQPHYLSAKGLELLLRSVSKVKRQINPHLRIDGILMTMVMPRTNISKEITATVKSAYGQRIKVFDAQIPHSIRAVEATAEGKSIFAYDKGGKVAAAYEQFGKEVAELGEKQRKQNRADRIR
- a CDS encoding TnpV protein; translation: MAKSLFEELGGKYERQGDYLIPCLTVPAEEEQAIGIWGQRHLDYLKQYRKVTYTNLLTSGRLNAYLADINRQAQERFERLIEGMKQAQGITEQLKAENALEWTGCLNNIRACAREIVEKEIIFA